The following coding sequences lie in one Arabidopsis thaliana chromosome 3, partial sequence genomic window:
- a CDS encoding Papain family cysteine protease (Papain family cysteine protease; FUNCTIONS IN: cysteine-type endopeptidase activity, cysteine-type peptidase activity; INVOLVED IN: proteolysis; LOCATED IN: endomembrane system; EXPRESSED IN: embryo, sepal, carpel; EXPRESSED DURING: 4 anthesis, C globular stage; CONTAINS InterPro DOMAIN/s: Peptidase C1A, papain (InterPro:IPR013128), Proteinase inhibitor I29, cathepsin propeptide (InterPro:IPR013201), Peptidase C1A, papain C-terminal (InterPro:IPR000668), Peptidase, cysteine peptidase active site (InterPro:IPR000169); BEST Arabidopsis thaliana protein match is: Papain family cysteine protease (TAIR:AT2G21430.1); Has 7716 Blast hits to 7658 proteins in 713 species: Archae - 63; Bacteria - 225; Metazoa - 3256; Fungi - 4; Plants - 1843; Viruses - 138; Other Eukaryotes - 2187 (source: NCBI BLink).), with protein MVAKALAQLITCIILFCHVVASVEDLTIRQVTADNRRIRPNLLGTHTESKFRLFMSDYGKNYSTREEYIHRLGIFAKNVLKAAEHQMMDPSAVHGVTQFSDLTEEEFKRMYTGVADVGGSRGGTVGAEAPMVEVDGLPEDFDWREKGGVTEVKNQGACGSCWAFSTTGAAEGAHFVSTGKLLSLSEQQLVDCDQACDPKDKKACDNGCGGGLMTNAYEYLMEAGGLEEERSYPYTGKRGHCKFDPEKVAVRVLNFTTIPLDENQIAANLVRHGPLAVGLNAVFMQTYIGGVSCPLICSKRNVNHGVLLVGYGSKGFSILRLSNKPYWIIKNSWGKKWGENGYYKLCRGHDICGINSMVSAVATQVSS; from the exons ATGGTGGCTAAAGCCTTAGCACAGCTGATAACATGCATCATCTTATTCTGCCACGTTGTAGCTTCCGTAGAAGACCTCACCATACGCCAAGTCACGGCCGACAATCGGCGAATTCGCCCGAATCTTCTCGGGACTCACACAGAGAGTAAATTCCGGCTTTTCATGTCCGATTACGGCAAGAACTACTCCACGAGGGAGGAGTACATCCACCGCCTCGGAATATTTGCCAAAAACGTCCTTAAGGCCGCAGAGCACCAGATGATGGACCCCTCCGCCGTCCACGGAGTCACACAGTTCTCTGACCTCACGGAAGAGGAGTTCAAGCGGATGTACACTGGAGTAGCCGATGTTGGCGGCAGCCGTGGCGGTACGGTTGGAGCGGAGGCACCTATGGTTGAGGTTGATGGATTGCCTGAAGATTTTGACTGGAGGGAGAAGGGTGGAGTTACTGAGGTTAAGAATCAA GGTGCATGTGGATCGTGCTGGGCTTTTAGCACAACGGGAGCAGCTGAAGGAGCCCATTTCGTCTCCACCGGGAAGCTCCTCAGTCTTAGCGAACAACAACTTGTCGATTGTGATCAAGCG TGCGATCCAAAGGACAAGAAAGCATGCGACAATGGATGTGGCGGGGGACTGATGACAAATGCCTACGAGTATTTGATGGAGGCAGGAggattagaagaagaaagatcatATCCTTACACTGGTAAACGAGGCCATTGCAAGTTTGATCCTGAGAAGGTTGCGGTAAGAGTACTGAACTTCACGACTATACCACTGGATGAGAACCAAATCGCAGCAAACTTAGTTCGGCATGGTCCCTTAGCAG TGGGATTAAACGCCGTGTTCATGCAAACATATATAGGAGGAGTGTCATGTCCGCTTATATGCAGCAAGCGAAACGTTAACCACGGAGTACTTCTTGTTGGGTACGGATCAAAAGGGTTTTCGATCTTGCGGCTTAGTAATAAACCTTATTGGATTATCAAAAACTCGTGGGGGAAAAAGTGGGGAGAGAATGGATACTACAAGCTGTGTCGTGGGCACGATATATGTGGGATTAACTCGATGGTATCTGCAGTAGCCACCCAAGTTTCCTCGTAG
- a CDS encoding Plant self-incompatibility protein S1 family (Plant self-incompatibility protein S1 family; FUNCTIONS IN: molecular_function unknown; INVOLVED IN: biological_process unknown; LOCATED IN: endomembrane system; CONTAINS InterPro DOMAIN/s: Plant self-incompatibility S1 (InterPro:IPR010264); BEST Arabidopsis thaliana protein match is: Plant self-incompatibility protein S1 family (TAIR:AT3G55254.1); Has 30201 Blast hits to 17322 proteins in 780 species: Archae - 12; Bacteria - 1396; Metazoa - 17338; Fungi - 3422; Plants - 5037; Viruses - 0; Other Eukaryotes - 2996 (source: NCBI BLink).): MTFNNKPYFIILFVIYSTLILFVYALDFSNAPAESPSSGTDGFLPLAKKHVVIHNKVKNKEILNVHCRSSEDDFGMVHIPWNSTWDFSFHVNFWKTTKFRCHFTWHNGGSHYFYILKYTEMIIQMDVFPFVKNVYGK, translated from the coding sequence aTGACTTTCAATAATAAAccttattttataatattatttgtgATCTATTCTACTCTTATTCTTTTTGTGTATGCATTAGATTTTTCTAATGCTCCTGCCGAATCACCAAGTTCGGGCACTGACGGCTTTTTACCTCTAGCTAAAAAACATGTTGTAATTCACAATAaggtaaaaaataaagaaattttgaatgtACATTGCAGATCCAGTGAAGATGATTTTGGAATGGTCCATATTCCTTGGAATAGCACATGGGATTTCAGCTTTCATGTCAACTTTTGGAAAACTACGAAATTTCGTTGTCACTTTACTTGGCATAATGGCGGATCTcattacttttatattttaaagtatacAGAGATGATAATCCAGATGGACGTTTTCCCGTTTGTAAAGAATGTATATGGGAAGTAG
- a CDS encoding Papain family cysteine protease — MVAKALAQLITCIILFCHVVASVEDLTIRQVTADNRRIRPNLLGTHTESKFRLFMSDYGKNYSTREEYIHRLGIFAKNVLKAAEHQMMDPSAVHGVTQFSDLTEEEFKRMYTGVADVGGSRGGTVGAEAPMVEVDGLPEDFDWREKGGVTEVKNQGACGSCWAFSTTGAAEGAHFVSTGKLLSLSEQQLVDCDQACDPKDKKACDNGCGGGLMTNAYEYLMEAGGLEEERSYPYTGKRGHCKFDPEKVAVRVLNFTTIPLDENQIAANLVRHGPLAGDIY; from the exons ATGGTGGCTAAAGCCTTAGCACAGCTGATAACATGCATCATCTTATTCTGCCACGTTGTAGCTTCCGTAGAAGACCTCACCATACGCCAAGTCACGGCCGACAATCGGCGAATTCGCCCGAATCTTCTCGGGACTCACACAGAGAGTAAATTCCGGCTTTTCATGTCCGATTACGGCAAGAACTACTCCACGAGGGAGGAGTACATCCACCGCCTCGGAATATTTGCCAAAAACGTCCTTAAGGCCGCAGAGCACCAGATGATGGACCCCTCCGCCGTCCACGGAGTCACACAGTTCTCTGACCTCACGGAAGAGGAGTTCAAGCGGATGTACACTGGAGTAGCCGATGTTGGCGGCAGCCGTGGCGGTACGGTTGGAGCGGAGGCACCTATGGTTGAGGTTGATGGATTGCCTGAAGATTTTGACTGGAGGGAGAAGGGTGGAGTTACTGAGGTTAAGAATCAA GGTGCATGTGGATCGTGCTGGGCTTTTAGCACAACGGGAGCAGCTGAAGGAGCCCATTTCGTCTCCACCGGGAAGCTCCTCAGTCTTAGCGAACAACAACTTGTCGATTGTGATCAAGCG TGCGATCCAAAGGACAAGAAAGCATGCGACAATGGATGTGGCGGGGGACTGATGACAAATGCCTACGAGTATTTGATGGAGGCAGGAggattagaagaagaaagatcatATCCTTACACTGGTAAACGAGGCCATTGCAAGTTTGATCCTGAGAAGGTTGCGGTAAGAGTACTGAACTTCACGACTATACCACTGGATGAGAACCAAATCGCAGCAAACTTAGTTCGGCATGGTCCCTTAGCAGGTGATATATATTAG
- the PMR6 gene encoding Pectin lyase-like superfamily protein (powdery mildew resistant 6 (PMR6); CONTAINS InterPro DOMAIN/s: Pectin lyase fold/virulence factor (InterPro:IPR011050), AmbAllergen (InterPro:IPR018082), Pectate lyase/Amb allergen (InterPro:IPR002022), Pectin lyase fold (InterPro:IPR012334); BEST Arabidopsis thaliana protein match is: Pectin lyase-like superfamily protein (TAIR:AT5G04310.1); Has 2753 Blast hits to 2553 proteins in 415 species: Archae - 3; Bacteria - 1039; Metazoa - 313; Fungi - 409; Plants - 814; Viruses - 7; Other Eukaryotes - 168 (source: NCBI BLink).), with product MLLQNFSNTIFLLCLFFTLLSATKPLNLTLPHQHPSPDSVALHVIRSVNESLARRQLSSPSSSSSSSSSSSSSSCRTGNPIDDCWRCSDADWSTNRQRLADCSIGFGHGTLGGKNGKIYVVTDSSDNNPTNPTPGTLRYGVIQEEPLWIVFSSNMLIRLKQELIINSYKTLDGRGSAVHITGNGCLTLQYVQHIIIHNLHIYDCKPSAGFEKRGRSDGDGISIFGSQKIWVDHCSMSHCTDGLIDAVMGSTAITISNNYFTHHDEVMLLGHDDNYAPDTGMQVTIAFNHFGQGLVQRMPRCRRGYIHVVNNDFTEWKMYAIGGSGNPTINSQGNRYSAPSDPSAKEVTKRVDSKDDGEWSNWNWRTEGDLMENGAFFVASGEGMSSMYSKASSVDPKAASLVDQLTRNAGVFGGPRDDQGQSGNSYSPYGGDGGGGGSSGGSSGGGMDVMGGTTRGSSSSSGDDSNVFQMIFGSDAPSRPRLTLLFSLLMISVLSLSTLLL from the exons ATGCTTCTTCAAAACTTCTCCAACACCATTTTCCTTCTCTGCCTCTTCTTCACACTCCTCTCCGCCACTAAACCCCTAAATCTCACTCTCCCTCACCAACACCCTTCCCCTGATTCCGTCGCTCTCCATGTCATCAG GAGTGTAAATGAATCTCTTGCAAGAAGACAACTAAgctcaccatcatcatcctcatcatcatcatcctcctcatcatcatcctcttgCCGTACCGGAAACCCAATCGACGATTGCTGGAGATGCAGCGACGCAGACTGGTCAACAAACCGACAAAGACTAGCAGACTGTTCAATCGGCTTCGGACACGGCACACTCGGAGGCAAAAACGGCAAGATCTACGTCGTAACTGACTCATCCGACAACAACCCAACAAACCCAACACCAGGAACACTCCGTTACGGCGTAATCCAAGAAGAGCCACTCTGGATCGTCTTCTCTTCAAACATGCTCATCAGACTAAAACAAGAACTCATCATCAACAGCTACAAAACCTTAGATGGTCGTGGCTCAGCCGTTCACATTACCGGAAACGGTTGCTTAACTCTCCAATACGTTCAACACATCATCATCCACAACCTCCATATCTATGACTGTAAACCTTCAGCTGGATTCGAGAAACGTGGTAGATCCGATGGAGATGGGATCTCGATCTTCGGATCTCAGAAGATCTGGGTTGATCATTGTTCAATGAGTCATTGCACCGACGGGCTAATTGATGCTGTGATGGGTTCTACAGCTATAACTATATCTAACAATTACTTCACCCACCACGACGAGGTTATGTTGTTGGGTCATGATGATAACTATGCTCCTGATACGGGGATGCAAGTGACGATAGCGTTTAATCATTTCGGACAAGGGCTTGTTCAGAGGATGCCTAGGTGTCGGAGAGGTTACATTCATGTAGTGAATAATGATTTCACTGAGTGGAAAATGTATGCTATTGGTGGTAGTGGTAATCCCACCATTAACAGTCAAGGAAATCGTTACTCTGCTCCTTCTGATCCTAGCGCCAAAGAg GTGACGAAGCGAGTGGACTCGAAGGACGATGGTGAATGGTCGAATTGGAATTGGAGAACAGAAGGGGATTTGATGGAGAATGGAGCTTTCTTTGTGGCCTCTGGTGAAGGAATGAGCTCAATGTACTCTAAAGCTTCTAGTGTTGACCCTAAAGCTGCTTCTCTCGTAGACCAGCTCACTCGAAACGCTGGCGTTTTTGGCGGTCCCAG GGATGATCAAGGTCAGAGTGGCAATTCTTACTCTCCTTATGGAGGCGACGGCGGTGGCGGTGGGAGCAGCGGTGGGAGCAGCGGTGGAGGGATGGACGTTATGGGAGGTACGACGAGAggaagcagcagcagcagcggCGATGACAGCAATGTCTTCCAGATGATATTTGGAAGCGATGCACCGTCTCGGCCGCGTTTAAcgttattgttttctttgttaatgaTTTCGGTTTTGTCGTTATCAACTCTATTATTGTGA
- a CDS encoding Protein phosphatase 2A regulatory B subunit family protein — MFNKIIKLGQKKFNKSDQHHQDNNNNNNNTSTNTVVRGSRTTTPAPSSVSNGESQTTAQSPSQTPNHPMFTTTPILEVLPLLKDVSSSDRPLLFMKKAHMCSCHCDFSDTLIMPREKEIKRQTLLELVDFLHSSSGKVNETMQSELIRMVSANIFRCLPPAYHENTGAPPEGNDPEEEEPYLEPWWPHLQLVYELLLRYVVSSEIEPKTAKKFINHTFVSRLLDLFDSEDPREREYLKTVLHRIYGKFIFHRPFIRCSIYNIFYKFLYETERCIGIGELLEILGSVINGFTVPMREEHRLYLVKAILPLHKSKGISIYHQQLAYCVTQFVEKDYKLADTVIRGLLKFWPLTNCQKEVLFLGELEEVLDATEPSEFQQCVVPLFTQIGKCLNSAHFQVAERALFLWNNEHIVGLIAQNKDVIFPIIFEALERNMKGHWNQAVHGLSENVRRMFLEMDTELFEECEKQYLENEAKACELLEQRELTWKRLEEAASLAAN, encoded by the exons ATGttcaacaaaatcataaaactgGGTCAGAAGAAATTCAACAAATCAGATCAACATCACCaagataacaacaacaacaacaacaatacctCCACCAACACCGTCGTTCGCGGCAGCCGTACCACCACACCCGCTCCATCCTCTGTTTCAAATGGAGAATCTCAGACAACAGCTCAATCTCCTTCACAGACACCAAACCACCCAATGTTCACAACAACACCGATCCTCGAAGTACTTCCATTGTTAAAAGACGTGTCTTCCTCAGATCGACCTCTTCTCTTCATGAAGAAAGCTCACATGTGTTCTTGCCACTGCGATTTCTCTGATACTTTGATAATGCCACGCgagaaagagatcaaaagACAGACACTCCTTGAATTGGTTGATTTCCTTCACTCTTCTTCTGGTAAAGTCAATGAGACGATGCAGAGTGAGCTTATACGTATGGTTTCTGCTAACATTTTCCGGTGTCTCCCACCGGCTTACCATGAGAACACTGGTGCTCCTCCTGAAGGGAATgatcctgaagaagaagagcctTATCTTGAGCCATGGTGGCCTCATTTGCAGCTCGTTTACGAGCTTCTTTTGCGGTATGTAGTCTCTTCCGAAATCGAACCTAAAACTGCGAAAAAGTTCATCAATCACACCTTTGTCTCGAGGTTACTTGATTTGTTTGACTCTGAGGATCCTAGGGAGAGGGAGTATTTGAAAACTGTTCTTCATAGAATCTATGGCAAGTTTATATTTCACCGACCGTTTATCAGATGTTCGatttataacattttctaCAAGTTCTTGTATGAGACTGAAAGGTGTATTGGCATTGGAGAGTTATTGGAGATCTTAGGAAGTGTGATCAATGGTTTTACAGTACCTATGAGAGAGGAGCATAGGCTGTATCTTGTGAAAGCTATTTTGCCACTACACAAGTCTAAAGGTATCTCGATTTACCACCAGCAGTTGGCGTATTGCGTGACACAGTTTGTTGAGAAAGATTATAAGTTGGCTGATACTGTGATCCGCGGGTTGTTGAAGTTTTGGCCGCTTACCAATTGTCAAAAGGAGGTTCTCTTCTTGGGAGAGTTGGAAGAAGTCTTGGATGCTACAGAGCCCTCTGAGTTTCAGCAATGTGTTGTTCCTCTGTTTACACAGATTGGGAAATGTCTTAATAGTGCACACTTCCAG GTGGCAGAGAGAGCGCTCTTCTTGTGGAACAATGAACATATCGTAGGGCTGATAGCTCAGAACAAAGACGTGATCTTTCCGATAATCTTTGAAGCGTTGGAGAGGAACATGAAAGGACATTGGAACCAAGCGGTGCATGGTCTCTCTGAGAACGTTAGAAGAATGTTTCTGGAGATGGACACTGAGCTCTTTGAGGAGTGCGAGAAACAATATCTCGAGAACGAAGCTAAGGCATGCGAGTTGTTGGAACAAAGAGAATTGACATGGAAGAGacttgaagaagctgcttcTCTAGCTGCTAACTAA
- the pPLAIIIbeta gene encoding patatin-like protein 6 (patatin-like protein 6 (PLA IIIA); CONTAINS InterPro DOMAIN/s: Acyl transferase/acyl hydrolase/lysophospholipase (InterPro:IPR016035), Patatin (InterPro:IPR002641); BEST Arabidopsis thaliana protein match is: PATATIN-like protein 6 (TAIR:AT2G39220.1); Has 1058 Blast hits to 1055 proteins in 202 species: Archae - 0; Bacteria - 325; Metazoa - 24; Fungi - 32; Plants - 544; Viruses - 0; Other Eukaryotes - 133 (source: NCBI BLink).), whose protein sequence is MHRVRNKPVKSTATASVKHLIKQRGGDGATAASKSANDYNNNDSLLTDMQEPSIDTDKLSYEIFSILESKFLFGYDDSKPEPANSVVAGSIKNQRGKICILSIDGGGMRGILPGKALAYLEHALKSKSGDPNARIADYFDVAAGSGIGGIYTAMLFGSRDGNRPIFKADDTWQFLTRNAKGLYGGAGILKRVLRTGSGCCSGTAKLKKVMKESFSELTLKDTLKPVLIPCYDLKSSGPFLFSRADALETDGYDFRLSEVCRATWAEPGVFEPVEMKSVDGQTKCVAVGGGLAMSNPTAAAITHVLHNKQEFPFVRGVEDLLVLSLGMGQLLDVSYEYDRIIKWKAKHWARPAALISNDGAADTVDQAVAMAFGHCRSSNYVRIQANGSNLGPWSPNMDTDPSGSNVNMLMGVAEEMLKQKNVESVLFGGKRIDEQSNFEKLDWLAGELVLEHQRRNSRIAPTVAFKQSVHRADQKTSDKDIGVTARER, encoded by the exons ATGCATAGAGTACGCAATAAACCGGTTAAATCCACCGCTACTGCTTCCGTCAAGCATTTAATCAAACAGAGAGGCGGCGACGGAGCTACGGCGGCTTCCAAGTCGGCGAatgattataataataatgatagTCTCTTGACGGATATGCAGGAACCAAGCATCGATACAGATAAACTCAGCTACGAGATTTTCTCTATTCTTGAGAGCAAATTTCTTTTCGGGTACGACGACTCGAAACCCGAACCCGCGAATTCGGTTGTTGCTGGGTCGATTAAGAACCAGAGAGGTAAAATCTGTATTCTGAGTATCGATGGAGGTGGAATGAGAGGGATCTTACCCGGTAAGGCTTTGGCTTATCTAGAACACGCTCTGAAATCTAAATCGGGTGACCCGAATGCCCGAATCGCCGATTACTTTGACGTAGCCGCCGGGTCCGGTATAGGTGGGATTTACACAGCCATGTTGTTCGGGTCAAGAGACGGTAACCGCCCCATCTTCAAAGCAGATGACACGTGGCAGTTCTTAACGAGAAACGCCAAGGGTCTTTACGGAGGAGCAGGAATCTTGAAACGGGTCTTGAGAACCGGGTCGGGTTGTTGTTCCGGGACGGCTAAGTTAAAGAAAGTGATGAAAGAGTCTTTCTCGGAGCTAACCTTAAAGGACACGCTTAAACCGGTGCTTATACCTTGCTACGACCTCAAAAGCTCTGGCCCGTTTCTGTTCTCACGGGCCGATGCGCTTGAGACGGACGGCTATGATTTTAGGCTCTCGGAGGTTTGTAGAGCGACTTGGGCTGAGCCGGGTGTGTTTGAGCCCGTGGAGATGAAGTCGGTTGATGGGCAGACCAAGTGTGTGGCTGTTGGTGGAGGATTAGCCATGAGCAATCCCACAGCGGCTGCAATCACGCATGTCCTGCACAACAAGCAGGAGTTTCCGTTTGTGCGAGGTGTTGAGGATTTGCTTGTGTTGTCTCTTGGTATGGGTCAGTTGCTTGATGTTAGCTATGAGTATGATCGGATTATCAAGTGGAAGGCTAAGCATTGGGCTCGCCCCGCAGCTCTTATTTCTAATGACGGTGCTGCTGACACTGTCGATCAAGCTGTGGCCATGGCTTTTGGTCACTGCCGCAGTAGTAACTATGTCCGGATTCAG GCGAATGGGTCGAACTTAGGACCTTGGAGTCCTAACATGGACACAGACCCTAGTGGGAGCAATGTGAATATGCTGATGGGAGTAGCAGAGGAGATGcttaaacaaaagaatgttgaatctgttttgtttggaGGTAAAAGAATCGATGAACAGAGCAACTTCGAGAAGCTTGACTGGTTAGCTGGGGAACTTGTTCTCGAGCATCAAAGGAGAAATAGCAGAATCGCTCCAACCGTAGCGTTCAAGCAATCCGTGCATAGAGCAGATCAAAAGACAAGTGATAAAGATATCGGTGTGACCGCAAGAGAACGATGA
- a CDS encoding Protein phosphatase 2A regulatory B subunit family protein — MFNKIIKLGQKKFNKSDQHHQDNNNNNNNTSTNTVVRGSRTTTPAPSSVSNGESQTTAQSPSQTPNHPMFTTTPILEVLPLLKDVSSSDRPLLFMKKAHMCSCHCDFSDTLIMPREKEIKRQTLLELVDFLHSSSGKVNETMQSELIRMVSANIFRCLPPAYHENTGAPPEGNDPEEEEPYLEPWWPHLQLVYELLLRYVVSSEIEPKTAKKFINHTFVSRLLDLFDSEDPREREYLKTVLHRIYGKFIFHRPFIRCSIYNIFYKFLYETERCIGIGELLEILGSVINGFTVPMREEHRLYLVKAILPLHKSKGISIYHQQLAYCVTQFVEKDYKLADTVIRGLLKFWPLTNCQKEVLFLGELEEVLDATEPSEFQQCVVPLFTQIGKCLNSAHFQVRYFKT; from the coding sequence ATGttcaacaaaatcataaaactgGGTCAGAAGAAATTCAACAAATCAGATCAACATCACCaagataacaacaacaacaacaacaatacctCCACCAACACCGTCGTTCGCGGCAGCCGTACCACCACACCCGCTCCATCCTCTGTTTCAAATGGAGAATCTCAGACAACAGCTCAATCTCCTTCACAGACACCAAACCACCCAATGTTCACAACAACACCGATCCTCGAAGTACTTCCATTGTTAAAAGACGTGTCTTCCTCAGATCGACCTCTTCTCTTCATGAAGAAAGCTCACATGTGTTCTTGCCACTGCGATTTCTCTGATACTTTGATAATGCCACGCgagaaagagatcaaaagACAGACACTCCTTGAATTGGTTGATTTCCTTCACTCTTCTTCTGGTAAAGTCAATGAGACGATGCAGAGTGAGCTTATACGTATGGTTTCTGCTAACATTTTCCGGTGTCTCCCACCGGCTTACCATGAGAACACTGGTGCTCCTCCTGAAGGGAATgatcctgaagaagaagagcctTATCTTGAGCCATGGTGGCCTCATTTGCAGCTCGTTTACGAGCTTCTTTTGCGGTATGTAGTCTCTTCCGAAATCGAACCTAAAACTGCGAAAAAGTTCATCAATCACACCTTTGTCTCGAGGTTACTTGATTTGTTTGACTCTGAGGATCCTAGGGAGAGGGAGTATTTGAAAACTGTTCTTCATAGAATCTATGGCAAGTTTATATTTCACCGACCGTTTATCAGATGTTCGatttataacattttctaCAAGTTCTTGTATGAGACTGAAAGGTGTATTGGCATTGGAGAGTTATTGGAGATCTTAGGAAGTGTGATCAATGGTTTTACAGTACCTATGAGAGAGGAGCATAGGCTGTATCTTGTGAAAGCTATTTTGCCACTACACAAGTCTAAAGGTATCTCGATTTACCACCAGCAGTTGGCGTATTGCGTGACACAGTTTGTTGAGAAAGATTATAAGTTGGCTGATACTGTGATCCGCGGGTTGTTGAAGTTTTGGCCGCTTACCAATTGTCAAAAGGAGGTTCTCTTCTTGGGAGAGTTGGAAGAAGTCTTGGATGCTACAGAGCCCTCTGAGTTTCAGCAATGTGTTGTTCCTCTGTTTACACAGATTGGGAAATGTCTTAATAGTGCACACTTCCAGGTTCGTTATTTCAAAACCTAA